From Halorhodospira halophila, one genomic window encodes:
- a CDS encoding flagella synthesis protein FlgN, protein MTPAEHGRSDRFPRQTLDAELAQRLAVRVERCQARAGELAATLEAEARQLIDRDLNGFDELLRRKGAQVEALEEAEQQLRRVLTEAGYPPGTAGVRAVLRTAPESLRSAWGELEQLLRTIQARNEANGRLIHRNLDHTRRLLDLATGAHERADELTYGTHGRYTASDRSRRITRA, encoded by the coding sequence ATGACGCCGGCGGAGCACGGCCGCTCTGACCGCTTTCCGCGCCAGACGCTGGACGCGGAGCTGGCGCAGCGCCTGGCCGTGCGCGTCGAGCGCTGCCAGGCGCGCGCCGGGGAACTCGCCGCCACCCTCGAGGCCGAGGCCCGGCAACTGATCGACCGGGACCTGAACGGCTTCGACGAGCTCCTGCGCCGCAAGGGCGCCCAGGTCGAGGCCCTGGAAGAGGCCGAGCAGCAGCTGCGGCGGGTTCTCACCGAAGCCGGCTATCCGCCGGGGACCGCTGGCGTGCGGGCGGTGTTGCGTACTGCACCGGAGTCGCTGCGCTCCGCCTGGGGCGAGCTGGAGCAGTTGCTGCGCACCATCCAGGCCCGCAACGAGGCCAATGGCCGCCTCATCCACCGCAACCTCGACCATACCCGGCGCCTGCTCGACCTGGCCACCGGCGCCCACGAGCGGGCCGATGAACTCACCTACGGCACCCACGGCCGCTACACCGCCAGCGACCGCTCCCGGCGCATCACGCGCGCCTGA
- the rplS gene encoding 50S ribosomal protein L19, whose product MNVIDELEREQIEACKHTVPEFAPGDTVLVQVWVREGGRERVQPFEGVVIAKRKRGLNSSFTLRKTSHGEGVERVFQTYSPQIESIKVKRRGDVRQAKLYHLRELSGKAARIKEKIN is encoded by the coding sequence ATGAACGTCATCGACGAACTGGAGCGCGAGCAGATCGAGGCGTGCAAGCACACGGTGCCGGAGTTCGCCCCGGGCGACACCGTGCTGGTGCAGGTGTGGGTGCGTGAGGGCGGTCGCGAGCGCGTCCAGCCCTTCGAGGGTGTCGTCATCGCCAAGCGCAAGCGCGGCCTGAACTCCTCGTTCACCCTGCGCAAGACCTCGCACGGCGAGGGCGTCGAGCGGGTCTTCCAGACCTACAGCCCGCAGATCGAGAGCATCAAGGTCAAGCGCCGCGGCGACGTGCGCCAGGCCAAGCTCTACCACCTGCGCGAGCTCAGCGGCAAGGCGGCGCGCATCAAGGAGAAGATCAACTAA
- the trmD gene encoding tRNA (guanosine(37)-N1)-methyltransferase TrmD produces MTGTPNSRRIDVVTVFPEMVEQVARFGVVGRAAERGLIELAAWNPRDYATDRHATVDDRPYGGGPGMVMKVEPLRRVIQAARAADPRPARVIHLSPQGARLDQDGVARLAARERVIYLCGRYEGIDERLLEAEVDEELSIGDYVLSGGELAAMVAIDATTRLVPGALGHEDSAAEDSFATGLLDHPHYTRPEVYEGQGVPEVLRSGDHGAVDTWRLKQALGRTWLRRPDLLAGRELDERQRRLLDEFIVEHRAGARAGNDHEET; encoded by the coding sequence TTGACTGGGACCCCGAATTCTAGGCGCATCGACGTCGTCACCGTCTTCCCGGAGATGGTCGAGCAGGTGGCCCGGTTCGGGGTGGTCGGCCGGGCGGCCGAGCGGGGCCTGATCGAGCTGGCTGCGTGGAACCCGCGGGACTACGCAACCGATCGGCACGCCACCGTGGACGACCGGCCCTACGGCGGTGGTCCCGGCATGGTGATGAAGGTGGAGCCGCTGCGCCGGGTCATCCAAGCGGCTCGGGCAGCGGATCCGCGCCCGGCCCGGGTGATTCACCTCAGCCCCCAGGGGGCGCGGCTGGATCAGGACGGGGTGGCGCGCCTGGCGGCCCGCGAGCGGGTGATCTACCTCTGTGGCCGCTACGAGGGCATCGACGAGCGGCTGCTCGAGGCCGAGGTGGACGAGGAGCTGTCCATCGGCGACTACGTACTCAGCGGCGGCGAGCTCGCCGCCATGGTCGCCATCGACGCCACTACGCGGCTGGTCCCGGGGGCGCTCGGGCACGAGGACTCGGCGGCCGAGGACTCCTTCGCCACCGGGCTGCTCGACCATCCGCACTACACCCGCCCGGAGGTCTACGAAGGGCAGGGGGTGCCGGAGGTGCTGCGCTCCGGGGATCACGGGGCGGTGGATACCTGGCGGCTCAAGCAGGCCCTGGGGCGGACGTGGCTGCGTCGCCCGGATCTGCTCGCCGGGCGGGAGCTGGACGAGCGGCAGCGCCGCTTGCTGGATGAATTCATCGTCGAGCACCGCGCAGGGGCGCGGGCCGGCAACGATCACGAAGAAACGTAG
- the rimM gene encoding ribosome maturation factor RimM (Essential for efficient processing of 16S rRNA) — protein sequence MPDREPRRVVVGRIVGLFGVAGWVKVYSYTQPKTNLFAYADWELATADGWRAVRLEAGQEQGKGLIARVAGIDDRDEARQWVGSDIAVARELLPEPDPGEYYWVDLQGLAVRTVDGVELGAVSHLFETGANDVMVVRGERERLIPFTLDHVVQRVDQQEGVIEVDWDPEF from the coding sequence ATGCCGGATCGTGAGCCCAGGCGGGTCGTCGTCGGCCGGATCGTCGGGCTGTTCGGTGTGGCGGGGTGGGTCAAGGTCTACTCCTACACCCAGCCGAAAACCAACCTGTTCGCTTACGCCGACTGGGAGCTGGCCACCGCCGACGGCTGGCGGGCTGTTCGGCTCGAGGCGGGGCAGGAGCAGGGCAAAGGCCTGATCGCCCGGGTCGCCGGCATCGATGATCGCGACGAAGCGCGGCAGTGGGTTGGCAGCGACATCGCGGTAGCGCGGGAGCTGCTGCCGGAGCCGGATCCCGGCGAATACTACTGGGTCGATCTGCAGGGGCTGGCGGTGCGCACCGTCGACGGCGTCGAGCTGGGGGCTGTCAGCCACCTGTTCGAGACCGGCGCCAACGACGTCATGGTCGTGCGCGGCGAGCGAGAGCGGCTGATCCCGTTTACCCTCGACCACGTCGTTCAGCGGGTCGATCAGCAGGAAGGCGTCATCGAGGTTGACTGGGACCCCGAATTCTAG
- the rpsP gene encoding 30S ribosomal protein S16 produces MVTIRLARAGAKKRPFYHIVVTEAKKPRDGAFIERLGYFNPVASGQEAPLKLDVERSKAWIAKGAQPTERAAQLIRQAERAEQPAQ; encoded by the coding sequence ATGGTTACCATTCGACTGGCAAGGGCGGGCGCGAAGAAGCGGCCCTTCTACCACATCGTAGTTACCGAGGCGAAAAAGCCGCGGGACGGCGCCTTCATCGAGCGCCTGGGCTACTTCAACCCCGTGGCCTCGGGGCAGGAGGCGCCGCTGAAGCTGGACGTCGAGCGCTCGAAGGCGTGGATCGCCAAGGGTGCGCAGCCGACGGAGCGTGCGGCTCAGCTGATCCGGCAGGCCGAGCGCGCCGAGCAACCGGCTCAGTAA
- a CDS encoding DnaJ family domain-containing protein: MSLIDRIAERRLEEAVEQGELQDLPGAGQPLELDDDSMIPEHLRTAYRVLKNANCIPPELAERQEIRSLEDLIDALYADASAEAAEQRSQAERRLSLLRARLERSGHDADALYVAEQGYRDRLLRRFSNADPEDGAD; the protein is encoded by the coding sequence ATGAGCCTCATCGACCGGATTGCCGAACGCCGACTGGAAGAGGCCGTGGAGCAGGGCGAGCTCCAGGACCTGCCCGGCGCCGGGCAGCCGCTGGAGCTCGATGACGACTCCATGATCCCCGAGCATCTGCGCACCGCCTACCGGGTGCTCAAGAACGCCAACTGCATCCCACCGGAGTTGGCCGAGCGCCAGGAGATCCGCAGCCTCGAGGACCTCATCGACGCCCTCTACGCCGATGCCTCCGCCGAGGCGGCGGAGCAGCGCAGCCAGGCCGAGCGGCGGCTGTCGCTGCTGCGCGCCCGGCTCGAGCGCAGCGGCCACGACGCCGATGCCCTGTACGTCGCCGAGCAGGGCTACCGGGATCGGTTGCTGAGGCGTTTCAGCAACGCCGATCCGGAGGACGGCGCCGACTGA
- a CDS encoding ATP-dependent DNA helicase, giving the protein MADSRPPGGAFARAVVAELDVGGAVSRAIEGFAARPGQLQLGAAVADTLADGEVLVAEAGTGIGKTYAYLVPTLLDGRRVIISTGTRTLQDQLFHRDLPRVRAALQGASPQPMRTALLKGRANYLCRYRLQRAVEEGPFTAPDEVAAIQTAAEWARATDSGDLAEAPQGVEGVAERITATPERCLGQGCPAYDTCFFYEARRRAHEADVLVVNHHLLLADWAVKDAGYGAVLPEAEAVILDEAHLLPDTAARFFGHSVSARAIRDLVRDVRIADRREAGDMPDLRAAIDTLEAAVAGLRLALEGGEQRDAWYTVAESGGAEAAEALRGAAAGLQQALALVAERGPELEACHRRAGELEEALGCFLAPAEGEVQWYETRGRGFALHRTPLDVGGSFRRHMEREADAWVLLSATLAVGSSFAAFRGRLGLADTVRTEQLPSPFDYAGQSLLYCPSGLPLPNQAGYDQAVVARAREVIDCTPGGVFLLFTSHRALRLAREQLETALRRPLLVQGDAPQGRLLEAFAQAGDAVLLGTASFWQGVDIRGAALSAVIIDRLPFAAPGDPVTAARQRAVEDAGGVAFRDILLPEAVIALKQGAGRLIRDDADRGVLMIADPRLLGKPYGRLFRNSLPAMPLTRRVEDVKAFWEGVL; this is encoded by the coding sequence TTGGCCGATTCTAGGCCGCCCGGGGGAGCCTTCGCCCGGGCCGTGGTCGCCGAACTCGATGTCGGCGGGGCGGTCAGCCGGGCCATCGAAGGGTTCGCCGCGCGCCCGGGGCAGCTGCAGCTTGGCGCCGCGGTGGCCGACACGCTAGCCGACGGCGAGGTGCTGGTGGCCGAGGCGGGCACCGGTATCGGCAAGACCTACGCCTACCTGGTGCCCACGCTCCTCGACGGCCGCCGGGTGATCATCTCCACCGGCACCCGGACCCTGCAGGATCAGCTCTTCCACCGCGATCTGCCCCGGGTGCGGGCGGCGCTGCAGGGCGCATCCCCGCAGCCGATGCGCACCGCCCTGCTCAAGGGGCGGGCCAACTACCTGTGCCGTTACCGGCTGCAGCGGGCCGTGGAGGAAGGGCCGTTCACCGCCCCCGACGAGGTCGCGGCCATCCAGACGGCGGCGGAGTGGGCGCGGGCGACGGACAGCGGCGACCTGGCCGAGGCGCCGCAGGGCGTCGAGGGGGTGGCCGAGCGCATCACCGCCACGCCCGAGCGCTGTCTCGGTCAGGGTTGCCCGGCCTACGACACGTGCTTCTTCTACGAGGCTCGCCGGCGTGCCCACGAGGCCGACGTGCTGGTGGTCAACCACCACCTGCTGCTGGCCGACTGGGCGGTGAAGGATGCCGGCTACGGGGCCGTGCTGCCCGAGGCGGAAGCGGTGATCCTCGACGAGGCCCACCTGCTCCCGGACACGGCCGCGCGTTTCTTCGGTCACTCGGTCTCGGCGCGGGCGATCCGCGATCTGGTTCGCGATGTGCGTATCGCCGACCGGCGCGAAGCGGGCGACATGCCGGATTTGCGCGCGGCCATCGATACCCTGGAGGCGGCGGTCGCCGGGCTGCGCCTGGCCCTGGAAGGGGGGGAGCAGCGGGATGCCTGGTACACGGTGGCCGAATCGGGGGGCGCCGAGGCGGCCGAAGCCCTGCGCGGGGCAGCGGCTGGCCTGCAGCAAGCCCTCGCTCTGGTGGCCGAGCGTGGCCCCGAGCTGGAGGCGTGCCACCGGCGCGCCGGTGAGCTGGAGGAGGCCCTCGGCTGCTTCCTCGCCCCCGCGGAGGGCGAGGTCCAGTGGTACGAGACCCGCGGGCGGGGTTTCGCCCTGCACCGGACACCCCTGGATGTGGGCGGCAGTTTTCGCCGGCACATGGAGCGGGAGGCCGATGCCTGGGTTCTGCTCTCGGCCACGCTGGCGGTGGGTAGCTCCTTCGCTGCGTTCCGGGGCCGCCTCGGGCTGGCCGATACGGTGCGCACCGAGCAGCTGCCCAGTCCGTTCGACTACGCCGGCCAGTCCCTGCTCTACTGCCCCAGCGGGCTCCCGTTGCCCAACCAGGCGGGGTACGATCAGGCGGTGGTGGCGCGGGCCCGCGAGGTGATCGACTGCACGCCGGGCGGGGTTTTCCTGCTGTTCACCAGTCATCGGGCGCTGCGCCTGGCCCGCGAGCAGCTGGAGACGGCCCTGAGGCGACCGCTGCTGGTCCAGGGCGATGCCCCGCAGGGGCGGCTGCTGGAGGCCTTCGCCCAAGCCGGCGACGCCGTCCTGCTGGGTACGGCGAGCTTCTGGCAGGGGGTGGACATCCGCGGGGCGGCGCTCTCGGCGGTGATCATCGACCGCCTGCCGTTCGCCGCCCCGGGAGATCCGGTGACCGCCGCCCGGCAGCGCGCGGTAGAGGATGCCGGCGGGGTGGCGTTTCGCGATATCCTCTTACCCGAGGCGGTCATCGCCCTGAAACAGGGGGCCGGGCGCCTGATCCGCGACGACGCCGACCGCGGCGTGCTGATGATTGCGGACCCGCGCCTGCTGGGCAAACCCTACGGCCGACTGTTCCGCAACAGCCTGCCGGCGATGCCGCTGACCCGCCGTGTCGAGGATGTGAAGGCCTTCTGGGAGGGCGTGTTATGA
- a CDS encoding tetratricopeptide repeat protein → MRWRKLSALPALVCLAPLACYVPPDDGIADGGGDARTQAEAPRQDDRDEAQQEQGGWWSQPQPQQEPEQEQGGWWSQPQSDARQETRGGADEIAALAQQAREAYERRDYDRAVQHLEQALDQAPERAVLWQNLAAVRYQQGHHQRAEELALRAVDTGGDDLAVMREAWWLVAAARMERGDRGGARDAASSARSFGDTGDGGLGRF, encoded by the coding sequence ATGCGATGGCGGAAGCTCTCCGCGCTGCCGGCACTGGTCTGCCTGGCGCCGCTGGCCTGCTATGTGCCTCCTGATGACGGCATTGCCGATGGCGGTGGCGACGCGCGCACGCAGGCCGAAGCGCCCCGGCAGGACGACCGGGATGAGGCACAGCAGGAGCAGGGTGGCTGGTGGTCGCAGCCGCAGCCGCAGCAGGAGCCGGAGCAGGAACAGGGGGGCTGGTGGTCGCAGCCACAGTCCGACGCCCGGCAGGAGACCCGCGGCGGTGCCGATGAGATCGCGGCGCTGGCGCAGCAGGCGCGGGAGGCCTACGAGAGGCGCGACTACGACCGGGCGGTACAGCACCTGGAGCAGGCCCTGGACCAGGCGCCGGAGCGGGCGGTGCTGTGGCAGAACCTGGCGGCGGTGCGCTACCAGCAGGGGCACCACCAGCGGGCCGAGGAGCTTGCCCTGCGCGCCGTAGACACCGGCGGCGACGACCTCGCCGTGATGCGCGAGGCGTGGTGGCTGGTGGCGGCGGCGCGCATGGAGCGCGGTGACCGGGGCGGCGCCCGGGACGCGGCCTCCTCGGCGCGAAGCTTCGGTGATACCGGAGACGGTGGCCTTGGCCGATTCTAG
- a CDS encoding methyl-accepting chemotaxis protein: MDTPPEHAHPDARAVTRSRQEVAEQVAERSSAIGIEAVQITEVLNALAAAFERQNESFSDLRTNARSMARSNEVVHQAVDRAQQVATEAGSNVEHSRARIQKALEEIRELAESVTRVERQLGALNEALQGVSKVSSEIATIAKQTNLLALNATIEANRAGEVGRGFAVVAEHVKALAKQTADATDDIHTILDELTHIIDRLVQKGGESTLQAEAVRDGTEAIQEIMETAGSAMADIDTDSGRVRESVHTIDHYCRRTVEGLEELADTVRRATDTLQAADQRAEKISRHAHELIRRTAVDGVETRDTRLIRRIRRIAAELGETLPAEAGAEQIAAQARSALEQLVEGETGVRAALICDAEGHCLAATVPPGGATGLRDALQGQRLDDRPTRSALRSREPYLLQTYRLQYGGAGPVVQEISAPVQAGGQVRGCLRVIYGGE, encoded by the coding sequence ATGGACACGCCCCCGGAACACGCACACCCCGACGCCCGCGCGGTCACCCGCTCGCGCCAGGAGGTCGCCGAGCAGGTGGCCGAGCGCAGTTCGGCGATCGGCATTGAGGCGGTGCAGATCACCGAGGTCCTCAACGCCCTGGCCGCCGCCTTCGAGCGGCAGAATGAGTCGTTCAGCGACCTGCGCACCAACGCCCGCAGCATGGCCCGCAGCAACGAGGTGGTCCACCAGGCCGTCGACCGCGCCCAGCAGGTGGCCACCGAGGCCGGCAGCAACGTGGAGCACTCACGGGCCCGGATCCAGAAGGCGCTGGAGGAGATCCGCGAGCTGGCCGAGTCGGTGACGCGGGTGGAACGCCAGCTCGGTGCCCTCAACGAGGCGCTGCAGGGCGTTTCGAAGGTCTCCAGCGAGATCGCCACCATCGCCAAGCAGACCAACCTGCTCGCGCTCAACGCCACCATCGAGGCCAACCGGGCCGGCGAGGTCGGCCGCGGCTTCGCCGTGGTGGCCGAGCACGTCAAGGCGCTGGCCAAGCAGACCGCCGACGCCACCGATGACATCCACACCATCCTCGACGAGCTGACCCACATCATCGACCGCCTGGTCCAGAAAGGCGGCGAAAGCACGCTGCAGGCCGAGGCGGTGCGCGACGGCACCGAGGCGATCCAGGAGATCATGGAGACCGCCGGCAGCGCCATGGCCGATATCGACACCGACTCGGGCCGCGTCCGCGAGTCGGTGCATACCATCGACCACTACTGCCGGCGCACCGTCGAGGGGCTCGAAGAGCTGGCCGACACCGTGCGCCGGGCCACCGACACGCTGCAGGCCGCCGACCAGCGCGCCGAGAAGATCAGTCGCCACGCCCACGAGCTGATCCGGCGCACCGCCGTCGACGGGGTGGAGACCCGGGACACGCGGCTGATCCGGCGGATCCGCCGGATCGCCGCCGAACTGGGCGAGACGCTGCCGGCCGAGGCCGGCGCCGAGCAGATCGCCGCCCAGGCGCGCTCCGCCCTCGAGCAGCTCGTCGAGGGAGAAACCGGCGTACGCGCCGCCCTGATCTGCGACGCCGAGGGGCACTGCCTGGCGGCCACCGTGCCGCCGGGCGGCGCGACCGGCCTGCGCGATGCTCTGCAGGGACAGCGGCTCGACGACCGCCCCACCCGCTCGGCCCTGCGCAGCCGCGAGCCGTACCTGCTGCAGACCTACCGGCTGCAGTACGGCGGCGCGGGGCCGGTGGTCCAGGAGATCAGCGCACCGGTGCAGGCCGGGGGGCAGGTCCGGGGCTGCCTGCGGGTGATCTACGGCGGCGAGTGA
- a CDS encoding methyl-accepting chemotaxis protein — protein sequence MAFIDFLRGRGFLPGRSGAPRADTGRDAREHALAQAIRGVSEETSQLGLEVSDVHGNVDDTAAQMEREARLFQELRESCQRLSEANKVVDAAARNAQHVSGAARADMRRSEDRIRDALQRIAGLSTSVREIESDLEHLNEAMQRVTKVARGIGAIAKQTNLLALNASIEAARAGDAGQGFAVVAEQVKSLAAQTSEATGDMDRTLQNLTEQTQELIAIGHHSTRRAQRVEQTTGQMQSLFEQLEQSMASVDAESARIAEAVQEIDTQSEHTIERFDHNTAELEASHSDLERGRAQIDRFLAFTEELMNLANASDVDTEDTPYIVRVMEVARQVSERFEAAIREGEISEADLFDRDYREVPGTDPQQYETRFVAFTDRVLPELQEPPLEDAHISGCFVIDNRGYIPTHNRHVSHPQRPGDPQWNARHARQRRIWEDRTAQSAARNEKPFLLQTYRRDMGGGRFELIRDVSAPIQVRGKHWGAVRMLYEP from the coding sequence ATGGCGTTCATCGATTTCTTGAGGGGCCGTGGCTTCCTACCGGGGCGCTCCGGCGCTCCCCGGGCGGATACCGGACGGGACGCCCGGGAGCACGCCCTGGCGCAGGCCATCCGCGGCGTCTCGGAGGAGACCAGCCAGCTGGGCCTGGAGGTCTCCGACGTGCACGGCAACGTGGACGACACCGCCGCGCAGATGGAGCGCGAGGCGCGGTTGTTCCAGGAGCTGCGCGAGTCGTGCCAGCGCCTGTCCGAGGCGAACAAGGTCGTCGACGCGGCGGCCCGTAACGCCCAGCACGTCTCCGGTGCAGCGCGGGCCGACATGCGCCGCTCCGAAGACCGCATCCGCGATGCTCTGCAGCGGATCGCCGGGCTGAGCACCTCGGTGCGCGAGATCGAGAGCGACCTGGAGCATCTCAACGAGGCGATGCAGCGGGTCACCAAGGTGGCGCGGGGGATCGGCGCCATCGCCAAGCAGACCAACCTGCTCGCCCTCAATGCGTCCATCGAGGCAGCCCGTGCCGGCGATGCCGGCCAGGGGTTCGCCGTGGTGGCCGAGCAGGTCAAGTCCCTGGCCGCCCAGACCAGCGAGGCCACCGGGGACATGGACCGCACCCTGCAGAACCTCACCGAGCAGACCCAGGAGCTGATCGCCATCGGCCACCACAGCACGCGCCGGGCGCAGCGGGTGGAGCAGACCACGGGGCAGATGCAGAGCCTGTTCGAGCAGCTCGAGCAGTCCATGGCGTCGGTGGATGCCGAATCGGCGCGGATCGCCGAGGCGGTCCAGGAGATCGACACGCAGAGCGAGCACACCATCGAGCGCTTCGACCACAACACCGCCGAGCTGGAGGCCTCCCACTCTGACCTCGAGCGCGGCCGGGCCCAGATCGACCGCTTCCTCGCTTTCACCGAGGAGCTGATGAACCTGGCCAACGCCTCGGACGTCGATACCGAGGACACCCCATACATCGTCCGGGTCATGGAGGTCGCGCGGCAGGTGTCGGAGCGCTTCGAGGCGGCCATCCGCGAAGGCGAGATCAGCGAGGCGGACCTCTTCGACCGCGACTACCGCGAGGTCCCGGGGACCGACCCACAGCAGTATGAGACGCGGTTCGTGGCCTTCACCGATCGGGTCCTGCCCGAGCTCCAGGAGCCGCCACTGGAGGATGCGCACATCTCCGGGTGTTTCGTCATCGACAACCGGGGCTACATCCCCACCCACAATCGCCACGTCTCGCACCCGCAGCGTCCCGGCGACCCACAGTGGAACGCCCGCCACGCCCGGCAGCGGCGTATCTGGGAGGACCGCACCGCACAGTCGGCGGCGCGCAACGAGAAACCCTTCCTGCTGCAGACCTACCGGCGGGACATGGGCGGCGGCCGCTTCGAGTTGATCCGCGACGTCTCCGCCCCGATCCAGGTCCGGGGCAAACACTGGGGGGCGGTGCGGATGCTCTACGAGCCATAG